The Panicum virgatum strain AP13 chromosome 3N, P.virgatum_v5, whole genome shotgun sequence genome includes the window GGGCAGAAAAATTCTAAACCCTAAACAATTCCACGGAAACGACACCAGATCCCCGGCCCCCACAACGCTCTTAGACAGATAAACCCCTAAACCAGTACTGCTCTAAACCCCCCAGAAACGCCAAAACCCCACAGATCCAACCAAACCAACACCAAACCAGTTCGCAGGCACTGCACTCATCGATCCACTAGATGTGTAGATCCAATCCAAGTGATTGGGTGCATCGCAACAAACGGGATCGCGCTGCGAAAGGGGTGGGATCAAGTGTATCACCTTCGAACTTCTCCTGGAAGAAGACCTCgccagcgacggcggcgacagAGGCGAGCGCGAGCAGTGCCGCGAGGGCAAACGAAGACCCCCCGCGAATCGCCATCCCAGGCGGCTCCCGACGGGAACTCGCAGAAGCTTACGATGCGATCTGACTTCTGAGGCCCCCGCTCGTGTTCTACCGGCCGTCGCGAAGTGCGAGCGAGGCTGCTTAATAGTAACAGGGAGCCAGCCGCGGAATGGCTTCCGCTCACCCACCAGGTGGGGTCACCGCACGTGGTCATCTCACTGACGGCTGGGCCCGAAGGAGGTGAGCCTAAGGGCGGCTGCCACTGTGGCGGGTGTGGGCCGTGGCGTCCGGCCAATGGGAGGCGAGCCTTCGGTGGCCCGCCAATGGGGGAGCGACGCGTGTAGAATTCGACGTGTTCTGCTTCTTCCCCTGCTGCGGCCACGTCACCGTTCCTTAAGCCCGTCCGACATGCTATGAACGGCCCCGGTATCTCCGCCGACGGGCACATCTCGATTGCCATTGGCGTCTGGTTATCCAGTTTGCTAAGATTAGTTTTTTCAGCTTGCTAAGATTGCAGGTTCTAGAACGCAAATTACTGGAGAAAGTTAACCGTCTGCAGAGCACAAAGGAAGTGAGGAATATCCTCCGGCGGCACCAAATCCATTCTCACCTTTTCGTGCTAATACCTGTTCTCACTTCTCAGTCAGAGCGTGGTCAGCTTGCACCAAAATGAAAGAGAAACTTTACTTTTTACTATCGAACTATCACCTGAATGTGATTTTAGCCATCCAAGTTCAGAACTAAGAAATTTTACCATCCAGCTATCAAAACTGTTCATATTAGCTATTTAGTTGTTTTGAAGAGTGGTTTCGATAATGTGAACGCCACGTGGAGGTGGGCCCACTGGTTAGCTCCTTTTTATGCATTTTTGTacatttttctataaacttggttGAGAAGTTTAACTTAGGAGAAAActaaaataatttaaaatacaACGCATGGAATACTAATTATTGCTCCAACTGAAGTTACTATGttattctggaaaaagaaaaatttaagAGCTATATAAAGTAATTGACCACCTCTTTTGTAATGTCCCAATTAGCAGTTGGTTCTTGCAATTTACGGTAGCAAAGGTTGCTTGGTGTTTACACTGTTGTTAAAAATGCAGTTATATAATTAAGAGGGAACGGAGTAGGCGAACATGAAACTAAACGACGTGTCCCATCTTCAACCTGTTGCACCGGGTGTCCAGCACTAGTCCTTGCTCCTGACATTTCGCTAGGGTCATCCCTCTAAGCATGTATTTCCCCTAAAATTCTCGATCAAAACGCGATGATAAAATATAAGGTCAAGTTGTGAAACAACACACGAAATTTCATACTGAAAAATGCAGCTCGTGCCTCGTGGAGTTCTTTTGTAACGAACACGGCTCGTGGAGTTCGTTATAAtacagaaaagaaaaagagaaatgggGGATCGGAGTGCGCGCACGTCCTGCCCAGCTCTCGTCCACCAGCACCGCCGGGTTTAATTTACGACGCCGCCGCTGATGGATAAAGGACACATACGCAGTAGAGTTtctgaggctgtgtttagttacaaaaatcaaaattccaaaacaattttccggcacctgcatggagatttaaatctaaacgaaataaaaaacgcattgcgactgctgtctgtaaatggcgagacgaatctaatgaacctaattagactgtaactagatgctaaattgctacagtaatgctacagtaaataatctctaatgacagattaattagactcattagattcgtctcgcgatttacagacaagttctgaaattatttttgtgattagtctatgtttagtacttcaaatgtagaaagatgccttttcaaaaactttacaacgcgcaactaaacacggcctgaatCTGAAAGCCTACATCGTCAGGTACGGTTCAGGTTTCAGACAGTAATCGGGTAGCTTGGAGATCCCGTCTCCGGCCGGCTGTTCTTTCACCTGTGCTCGTGCGCAACAGGGCACGGGGAGCTCGGAAATGAAGGATTTGTTTGCTAATGATGGGCGGGTTCATCTTTCCATCCAGGAGCAACTCAGTCCAGTCTTTCAGACAGTTCAGGTGTCACTGTCAGCGGCAAGCTCAACACAGGCACACAGCCGACCTCCACACTAACAATAGAATCTGCGAGAGGTAAACCCGGAAAAGACAAAATCACATCAGGGTGGTCGAGTTCGTTCAAAAAACATCAAGGTGGTCGGTGTTCGGtgttccccgccgccgccggcccgtcaGTCCGTCACTACCTCGCCGTTGTTTCCAGCGCTTGTGGCGCAGCAGCCCGTGCAGCGACCGAAGCGTCCCGGCAGCTAGggctaaggatggattcggatcggatacggatgaaaTCAGATCCGGATGTCAtcttttaccacattttaatccagatacgaatacgaatgcggatctcatcggatacgaatacaaaacagatagttcgaatccggatacgaatccggataccttctcgatttgaaacatagagctatcatgagtatcagtttattttgtcaataattttatagtagatcaaaatcattatacaaATAGGGAGTAAAGTATTAGgagatagctaataaaaaaatatataattatctatgcatagtttttatattaattatataatactaattataaatgtaaaataaataaatatttaaatacttaataattaagatatataaaaaaagattttatcattaaataaataattaatttgactcgtattaaataattttaatcatgaaataaatatattaaatagttaaagttaatttttatatcattattaattttaataaatatattattagttatctggctttctaaataatttaaatagtgtacATCATTAAGTAATAGGTATAAAGATAAGTTTAAGATTTTCTCACTAGTCACTTTTTCTTTGCGGATACGGATGTGATCAGATATTCTTCGAATACGAAtatggaatcggatagagaaaaattCTTAAAATCGAATTCGGATGCATCCATATAACATCAATATTAAATTCGAATATGGATACGAATATCCATATTTATGTTTTAAACGGATACGAATACGAATAATTCGGATGTTCAGGCATCCGGATCCATCCTTAGCTAGGGCAAGCTTGCGCGGCCACAGTTCCCGACTCCTGATGCCGAGGGCACCGGAAGACGGAAGTTCCATTCCTGAAGACTGAAGTACACTGATGCCCCCTTTGCACGGTGTTCACTACTCAGTAAATTGTTCGCCGCGACACTCGTCAGCTGGTATCATCAGCCAATGGAGGTACGGGACTGCAGATCTGCTCCCGGTGGCCATCGGCAAGGATTCTACCAGGCGACGATCAGGTTCCCAGCAAGATGGAACAGATAACAAGGGGGGTTAGACCAGCATACGGGGCAGCAAAAGTACTTATGGAAAATGCAAACCGAACCAGCAAAAGTACTTTGTCCACATAGCATACGAGCGCCTTATGCAGATTCGCATCTGAAGGATACAGCATTTCCAGATTCGCAGTATTACGATACAAGTCTTAAACACTAGCATATCCTTTTTTAAGTACTATCACCAGTTTTCAGCTTTTGCTAACTCCAGTCCGATATATGAATACACTCATGACTCATGACACATGTTGATTTACAGGGCAGATTGGATGCTATTATGCAAACAAGCAGTGCGATCCAAAGCAGAAATTGCATAAGGTTAGTTCCTTGATGTGGATACATATCAGAAAAAAAATATCTATGCCACCACATCTAATCTCAGTGATTGGAAGTTCCATCAGAGCAAACACCATCAGCTCAACAATGGCTTGACTCTTTCATCGATAAATTAAAGCACAGATTCTCTTCATATCCATCCATGTTCTTGCTGGAATGCTGGCAGGTGCTCAGCACAGAAAGGAATGCATCCAACACAATTGGAGCACATCCAAAATAGGTGCAGATTGGGCATAAAAAGGCAGCCAGAAATGACCCCTGTAGGTATAAAATCCTGAAACAAAAAAGAAGGTTTCAACAGTATGTCAGAAGTgataattttatattggtgttAAAGGTGTCCAAACTTGCAATACTGATTGCCAAAAACTCTTCCATGTTAAACATATTAACTTATAACGCTGCTGGAACATCTGGTGGAACAACTGTTGAGCACTCTAAATCCAATATGCATCATGGAAATATAGCATCCATCATTTTTTTGCTTTTTATGCGTTTTAGTCATGCCTATGTTTGTGAGTTAGCATGGTAGTGAACGTTAACTGaagtaaactgatgtttttgaaccataaatttgataaaatcaACTTAGAATTATTCTGGGGGCTCCAAGAGTTCCATAGGACCCATGAAGAACCTAACAAAACTTATATTCAGGCTGTCCCTTCCTAACCTAACTTCATTGCAAAGAAAATTTCCCATACTATTCACTACAACACAAAACAGAAGGTTTAAATCTAATGAAGTTACGTGACTGACATGCAATATCCACTGAAAAACTAAATTGTAGGGCAAAAAGGTTTCTCATATTGTTTGGAAAAATCTGTAGAAAGTAGTTAATCACTTAACTACAACAAAAGCATGCATGTGCTCTATAGGCTACGGGACCACCGAACCATACTGACAATCCACTTGATGGAACAATATCAAAATACTATATCGTTTCCAAAACTGAGCAGTCCATTTGTCTACCCTACACGCAAATTTGACTTCCACAAGCTTCAAACATCTAATTTTCCCTGTCCCTTTAATGGATAACTCGAAACCAGTAGTGTCATGGCAATCCATGATGGGTCATGCAATACAGCTCTTATCAGCTATAATCATGTATAAAAACAGCTGCATTCCAAAGATTAGGTCAGATTCTGGCCCAGTGAGTGTGACAGTCCAACCACAACGACGCAACCCAAACACACCCACATGCATCTGTAGCAGCCACCAAAGGGATTTGGGAAAGTAATTAAACTTGATCAGCGAGACCCATTTACTTCTAGATGAAGGTATGATTACACTTATTACTCAAAAGGAGACATTTTTTTATTGAAAAGACATTTTCAATTATAGAATACATCTCCAAGAAACCAAGAAACCGGTTGATGCCTTGTTCATTAGTCGCCACTGGACTACTGGCAAGGGGTATCCAAGATTTGTAAGATTCTGTAAGATGAGAGGTAAAATGGTGTATTTTCAAAGCTTAGATTAGAAGGCTTTTAAAAGAGGAATCAGAAAGAAGGGTCAGTGTATAGTGATATAGTGAATTAATGGATGCTGGATGGCTAAAATGGGCAAGGAAGTAGAATGCATATATTTAGCAGTTGGTACAATAGTAGAACCAGGAACAGACCAAATGCAAATGATTAATGAGAACATTTCATAATAATCCATATGCAAAATTAACTAAATATGGAGCAGAATTGAATTGTGAAGAAATGCACAGAACCACTGTTGGCTCAACAAAGCTGATTTGCACAGAGATCACAACAAATATGCGTGCTCACAGCATCCGGAAATGGTATGGTCGATGAGCAGGCCAGCGTAAAGCATGGTGAAGCAATAAAACTGTCATAAGGAGCCAATGAAATGTGGATTTGTGCAAACTAGCTAGTCATGTCCTTTGCAGCCCAGGGCCTTTGGTCTTCTGCTCTTTTGTGCTTTGCCATATGGTGTTTACAAGGAGCTGCTGTGTGCCCAGGGGAGGTGTGCCTAATAGGATGGCTATTGAACAGTCCTGGCCAGCTATGTAGCACCGATACGGATTGGCGTATCAGTATCGGCCCGATACGGATACGTGGATACGTCAAATTTCTGCAAAACTTAAAGGCACAAAGGTGTATCGgagtatcggatacggatacgcggatacgtatcggatacgtgaTACGGGGTCATGTTGAAGTATCGGGGTTACAGAGCTGGCCAGTGTTACATAGACACGGGTGTGGGTGTTGGTGCCCGACTCAGGTGCAGGTGTCCGtttcggcaaaaaaaaaaaggaacaagcCAAATGCCACTTAAAATCTGACACAGGTGCTTGGCATTTGActtgggaaaaaaaaaggaacatgGGTGTCCAGTACTCCAGGTAGCAGTAGTCCTGAGTCCTGATCGCCAGAAACTTAGTTCCACCTGAGTAAACTAAACACAAAATTTCAATACTTTACTTTTAAGATACAACACAAGCTAGACGTACATAGGCAGCCATAAATCCAATCAAAGATACCTTCACTCATGCTGTTTACACAAATGTGTGTTTGTAGTGGTGACCTTTGTAGTTGACTCATTGTATCACAACAACATAAGAATAATTAACTTGATATACAGAGCAGCAATAAAAAATCAGGCAAACATCAGATTTCAGTTTAGTGTGAAGTGTACCTCTCATATATGAAGCTTCCAAAATGCCACCTCCTCTATGGATTAGAATGAATTCATTTCAAGGGTGTAAGTCCTCCGCTTGAGAAGCATCCTCGCTGCTGTTCGGTATGGCTCCTCGAATGCATCTAAAACCCAGGCAGCCGTAGCAGCCCCATTCCCTACCATGTCCCTTGTTGCCTCCTCGCTCGGCTTGATGGCCACCAATGTCGCACCATTTAGCACCAACCCCCCAGGCAACTCAATGCATGGCGCGTACCACAGCCACATGCTAAGCTCCGGCATGAGGGTCCGGTGCGAGGCCGCAGATGATGATACCGGCCTCACCCGCAGCTCCTGCAGTTGGCACTTGTCCATGGTGAGCACTCCCTGCCCATCTGCGTCCGTCAGGTCCAATCTTTCCAGCGTTGTGTGGTCAGCAACGATTGGCTGCAGCAAGTAATGCCTCCCTGCTGCTGCAATCAGCGAGCTGATTGTCCACACGACCCGCAGCCTCAGCCCCCCATTTGTATAGAAGGATTCCGGGATGCTTCCTGAATCGTCACATTCCTCGGGCTCGCTGCGGCCACTGTCAACAGAGGGAGCTGTGCTCGCGCCATTTGAGCCAGCAGGGGACGGCGAGGCCGAGGATGCGCCGAGGATGACGCAGCTGCCGAGCGTGGACCCAAAGTCAGCCTTCCACTTGAGCATCACGCCATCGTCCGTGCCAAGCTCGCCCGCCGGAAGCTCAATGCGAAGGTGGCGGAGCTCCTTGAAGGAGCGGAGTACCTCCGAGGGCGAGTGGTGCGACACGTCCCCAGGAGGCAACGGCGAGTACGGCGTCGAAGATGGGGGGAAGGATGACGACGAGGAAGCGGAGGATGCTGAAAAGCCGGAGGCAGAGTGGGCCGGTGAGAGTATCTGGCCGAGCGCCTGGATGGGCTTCACGATGCCGCCGAGCACGATGCGCGCGATCTGCGAGAAGACCCCGCGGGCGCGTACGGAGGCCGTGGGGGAGGACGGCgcggacggcgaggaggaggaagggggctCGTCGGGGATGACGCAGTCTACGCGGACGAGGACGGAGTCGACGAGGGGGACGAGCTCGTGGAAGCGACGGGAGACGATGGAGCAGCGGCCGAGCGCCTTGACGTCGCCGATGCGGTTGAAGATGACGAGGAGGAGCGCGTCGGGGAGGCGGTCGAAgtggtcgtcgccggcggcccccGACAGCCAGCGGTCGTCGCCGCCGAGGTCGCACCGCCAGCGGCGGGATCCCGCTAGATCCTCGGACATCGGCGGCGGCTGAGGAGACCGGATCTGGAGGAGGAGAGACGGGGGGTCGGGAAGGCGTGGGAGACGTGGGCACGCGACGTCACGAGGAGCGGTAGTGAGAGAAAGTAGAGAGAGATGGGGGAGGAGGTCGGCTCGCACTCTCTTGTC containing:
- the LOC120664971 gene encoding F-box protein At5g46170-like — encoded protein: MSEDLAGSRRWRCDLGGDDRWLSGAAGDDHFDRLPDALLLVIFNRIGDVKALGRCSIVSRRFHELVPLVDSVLVRVDCVIPDEPPSSSSPSAPSSPTASVRARGVFSQIARIVLGGIVKPIQALGQILSPAHSASGFSASSASSSSSFPPSSTPYSPLPPGDVSHHSPSEVLRSFKELRHLRIELPAGELGTDDGVMLKWKADFGSTLGSCVILGASSASPSPAGSNGASTAPSVDSGRSEPEECDDSGSIPESFYTNGGLRLRVVWTISSLIAAAGRHYLLQPIVADHTTLERLDLTDADGQGVLTMDKCQLQELRVRPVSSSAASHRTLMPELSMWLWYAPCIELPGGLVLNGATLVAIKPSEEATRDMVGNGAATAAWVLDAFEEPYRTAARMLLKRRTYTLEMNSF